The Dethiosulfovibrio peptidovorans DSM 11002 genome has a window encoding:
- a CDS encoding KdsC family phosphatase: protein MRMIELLAMDVDGTLTDGGIYISADGKETKRYDVKDGMAIVNFMRRGGAVALISGRYSKATELRASELGVTYVYNGSSDKIGDLKVLAESMGITEDQVVYVGDDLNDIDCLAWSGMGIVVADGTSKTKAVADWITSAPGGRGAIREVVDRLIAEGLR from the coding sequence ATGAGGATGATCGAACTTCTAGCCATGGACGTAGACGGTACTCTGACCGACGGAGGCATCTACATATCCGCCGACGGTAAGGAGACCAAGAGATACGACGTCAAGGACGGCATGGCCATCGTGAACTTTATGAGAAGAGGCGGAGCGGTGGCTCTCATTAGCGGTCGGTATTCCAAGGCCACTGAACTGAGAGCCTCGGAGCTCGGCGTGACCTACGTATACAACGGTTCGTCCGATAAAATCGGCGACCTTAAGGTCCTGGCCGAATCCATGGGCATCACAGAAGACCAGGTGGTTTACGTAGGCGACGACCTCAACGATATCGACTGTCTAGCATGGTCCGGTATGGGAATCGTCGTAGCCGACGGCACCTCTAAGACCAAGGCCGTAGCCGACTGGATAACCTCGGCCCCGGGAGGCAGAGGGGCCATACGGGAGGTCGTGGATCGCCTGATAGCGGAGGGACTGCGTTGA
- the lpxA gene encoding acyl-ACP--UDP-N-acetylglucosamine O-acyltransferase — MSVKIHATAIVSPEAEIGENVVIGPYSVIDGKVSIGSGTVLGAFVRVMNFVSIGVDCRIWENSVLGGEPQDHDFKGEESWVRIGDEVVLREAVTVNRASGEGNETVVGDRSMLMEGVHVAHNVRVGKDVTVANKSGLSGYSSLGDGTVMSGLSGLHQFVSVGKYCMVGGASKVVKDVPHYAMVDGHPAKVYGLNVVGLRRAGFTSGQRLGIKRAYRTLYRSGLTTREATALLREQMGDDPLIGDMLDFIDAGKRGLCPWARR, encoded by the coding sequence GTGTCGGTCAAAATACACGCTACAGCCATAGTATCGCCGGAGGCCGAGATAGGGGAGAACGTGGTAATCGGACCCTATTCCGTGATAGACGGGAAAGTCTCCATCGGTTCCGGAACGGTACTGGGCGCTTTCGTCCGAGTCATGAACTTCGTGTCCATAGGAGTCGACTGCCGCATATGGGAGAATTCCGTCTTGGGTGGAGAACCTCAGGACCACGACTTTAAGGGAGAGGAGTCCTGGGTAAGGATAGGCGACGAAGTCGTCCTTCGGGAAGCAGTGACCGTCAATAGAGCTTCCGGAGAGGGTAACGAGACCGTAGTAGGCGACAGGTCCATGCTGATGGAGGGGGTCCACGTGGCACACAACGTTCGAGTCGGCAAGGACGTCACGGTAGCCAACAAATCCGGACTTTCCGGCTACTCCTCCCTTGGAGACGGGACCGTCATGAGCGGGCTCTCCGGGCTGCATCAGTTCGTCTCGGTAGGCAAATACTGTATGGTGGGTGGGGCGTCCAAGGTGGTCAAGGACGTACCTCACTACGCCATGGTGGATGGGCATCCGGCCAAGGTCTACGGCCTGAACGTAGTCGGCCTTAGAAGGGCCGGTTTCACCTCGGGACAGAGGTTAGGCATAAAAAGAGCCTACAGAACCCTCTACAGGTCTGGTCTGACCACCAGGGAGGCCACCGCACTCTTGAGGGAACAGATGGGAGACGACCCTCTCATAGGCGATATGCTAGACTTTATCGATGCCGGTAAAAGAGGACTATGTCCCTGGGCTCGGCGATGA
- the fabZ gene encoding 3-hydroxyacyl-ACP dehydratase FabZ translates to MFDINKIMEFLPHRYPFLLVDRILESDLERVVGLKNVTINEPFFMGHFPGEPVMPGVLIIEAMGQTGAVVLLSKPEFEGKVVYLTSVVKARFRRPVRPGDQLITTATLTRLRGKVGKVSTVAKVGGDVVAEAELGFVVDDRLE, encoded by the coding sequence ATGTTCGACATCAACAAGATAATGGAGTTCCTTCCCCATCGTTACCCCTTCCTTTTGGTTGACCGCATATTGGAGTCAGACCTCGAGCGGGTGGTCGGCCTCAAGAACGTGACGATAAACGAGCCCTTCTTCATGGGCCATTTCCCCGGGGAGCCGGTCATGCCCGGAGTTCTCATAATCGAGGCCATGGGACAGACTGGAGCAGTGGTTCTGCTTTCAAAGCCCGAGTTCGAGGGCAAGGTGGTATACCTTACGTCGGTGGTCAAGGCCCGTTTCCGTCGCCCCGTAAGGCCCGGAGATCAGCTGATAACCACCGCTACCCTGACACGCCTTAGGGGTAAGGTAGGCAAGGTGTCCACCGTGGCAAAGGTCGGAGGCGATGTGGTCGCAGAGGCCGAGCTCGGATTCGTAGTGGACGACAGGTTGGAGTAA
- the lpxC gene encoding UDP-3-O-acyl-N-acetylglucosamine deacetylase, producing the protein MFPRYLLDREVLFRGVGLHSGVDCSARVFPSGKKGINLYRDGSLIPLDRLEWDGDGRGTVLTLPDGYKIRTVEHLFGAIAGLGLDEVAVDVVGGEVPAMDGCASSFADSLSGAGLTEDGFLDPVRLDSPVAVDDRSSGRSMVALPYDGLRVTYVVDYPGTAIGTQCLSTDLSRDNFIDRIASCRTFAMMEDVETLRKNGLSLGGSLENAMVVDGRKVLAKGGLRFEDEFVRHKILDLLGDLVLLGRPLAAHVIAIKAGHSMHQRLVKEIAKRRISED; encoded by the coding sequence GTGTTTCCCAGGTATCTTCTCGATCGAGAGGTCCTTTTCCGAGGGGTAGGTCTCCATTCCGGCGTGGACTGTTCTGCTCGGGTATTCCCATCCGGCAAAAAGGGGATAAACCTCTATCGAGACGGATCTCTCATTCCACTAGATCGTCTTGAGTGGGACGGCGACGGAAGAGGGACCGTGCTTACTTTGCCCGACGGCTACAAGATCCGGACGGTGGAGCACCTGTTCGGAGCCATTGCCGGATTGGGGCTGGACGAGGTCGCCGTGGATGTCGTCGGAGGAGAAGTCCCGGCCATGGACGGTTGCGCATCGTCCTTTGCTGATTCCCTTTCGGGGGCCGGGTTGACTGAAGATGGATTTCTCGACCCAGTCAGGCTGGACAGTCCCGTAGCGGTAGACGATCGATCCTCGGGAAGATCGATGGTGGCACTGCCCTACGATGGATTGAGGGTGACCTACGTCGTAGACTATCCCGGCACTGCCATAGGAACTCAATGCCTCTCTACGGACCTTAGCCGTGATAATTTTATCGACCGGATAGCATCATGTCGAACCTTCGCCATGATGGAGGACGTCGAGACCCTTAGAAAAAATGGACTCTCACTGGGAGGCTCGCTGGAAAACGCCATGGTGGTGGACGGACGGAAAGTCCTGGCCAAGGGCGGACTTCGATTCGAGGACGAGTTCGTTCGCCATAAGATACTGGACCTATTGGGAGACCTGGTTTTGCTCGGTCGGCCCCTTGCCGCCCACGTCATAGCCATTAAAGCCGGCCATTCCATGCATCAGAGACTGGTAAAAGAGATAGCTAAAAGAAGAATATCGGAGGATTGA
- the lpxD gene encoding UDP-3-O-(3-hydroxymyristoyl)glucosamine N-acyltransferase, which produces MSYSLSQLSEILEGRCIGNGDVLIGRVSTPEGASGDSIVVVLDGKVLKDIPGGVSIVGKEEVFSDGRRGISVREPRLAMAVLLGLFQEKATVQAGIDPSAVIHRSAHVDENASIGPLCVLSEGTSVSAGAVLRANVFVGRGVSIGEDSVIEPGVVIYQGCSIGKRALIHGNVVIGADGFGHIPASEGRRVVKVPQIGGVRICDDVEIGANTSIDRGTIGDTVIGEGTKIDNHIQIGHNAFIGKDCLLAAQVGIAGSAVLEDRVVMAARSGVQDHTRVGSDSIVAALGGVTKDLPSGSLVSGFPARNHRSKLRQDAYVARIGDLFDRVKRLERLLSEDS; this is translated from the coding sequence ATGTCTTACAGTCTGAGTCAGCTTTCCGAGATACTGGAGGGCCGATGTATAGGAAACGGGGATGTCCTGATCGGCAGAGTCTCCACCCCGGAGGGTGCCTCCGGGGACAGCATAGTGGTGGTCCTGGACGGAAAGGTATTGAAGGATATCCCCGGCGGGGTGTCGATAGTCGGTAAAGAAGAGGTGTTTTCCGACGGCAGAAGAGGCATCTCCGTTCGGGAACCACGACTGGCCATGGCCGTCCTGCTAGGGCTTTTTCAGGAAAAAGCGACCGTTCAGGCGGGAATAGACCCCTCGGCTGTGATCCATCGATCCGCCCACGTGGACGAAAACGCCTCCATAGGACCTCTCTGCGTTCTGTCCGAAGGGACCTCGGTGTCGGCCGGGGCGGTTCTCAGAGCGAACGTTTTCGTGGGGAGGGGAGTCTCCATCGGCGAGGACTCGGTGATAGAGCCAGGTGTCGTTATATATCAGGGATGTTCCATCGGCAAAAGGGCCCTTATTCACGGCAACGTCGTCATAGGAGCGGACGGCTTCGGACATATACCTGCCTCCGAGGGGCGCCGGGTCGTCAAGGTTCCACAGATAGGTGGAGTTCGGATCTGCGACGATGTCGAGATAGGGGCCAACACCTCCATCGACAGAGGCACCATCGGAGATACGGTCATAGGCGAGGGAACAAAAATAGACAACCACATACAGATAGGGCACAACGCTTTTATCGGTAAAGACTGTCTATTGGCCGCTCAGGTGGGAATAGCAGGAAGCGCCGTCCTGGAGGACAGGGTCGTTATGGCGGCCCGGTCCGGGGTGCAGGACCATACCAGGGTAGGGTCGGACTCTATTGTCGCCGCCCTGGGAGGGGTCACCAAAGACCTCCCCTCCGGTTCTCTCGTCTCCGGTTTCCCCGCCAGGAATCACCGTTCGAAGCTCCGACAGGATGCTTACGTCGCTAGAATAGGGGATCTCTTCGACAGGGTGAAGCGTCTGGAGCGGCTTCTATCGGAGGATAGTTGA
- a CDS encoding BamA/OMP85 family outer membrane protein — MLLAIGLVTAFFSVATAAPVVTMIDVQGNEEVVSQHILGVVQTEIGEPLDQDVLKKDIEAIYGLGFFSYVDAKIDPYNGGAAVTYVVTENPVVEKVEFVGNTVYSEEDLMKQVFTTPGTVFNRVFFRHDLQRIRDKFQEDGYVMMRIEDVQVEGGIVKVYILEPRIGEIVIQGNRKTKTYVVRRVIDVEEGDLFNSIRLRHSLNKIRALGYFEDVSVGFEPSEDGSGDMDLILTVKEQKTGRVTFSISHGSSSGWGGGVSYGDSNLAGRGVNLDVGFEAGDYEGYWASLSDNYMDDKTYAWKIGVYSREYEDRSYWDNSIATDVELFEYDEKRKGGYIGAGKKFKGDDKLSWFVTLDWHDSEVDFKSGSRSDFDDATANGGTSGTTFSAEGKVSRNNLDPYLSYRKGDIEIIAVEHAMELLGGDWSFTKYWFEGKAFLPIKDVEDLVDINVKKDNPVYIAARIKAGSSSGSIPWMERYEMGGSTTLRGYESGQFKGEEMLLGNFELHVPIEEAFSFVLFYDIGNTEMSFSDMIDDYGFGVRVNTPLGNLRLDYANGDDDSQFHFGFGEIF, encoded by the coding sequence TTGCTTTTAGCCATAGGACTGGTAACTGCGTTTTTTTCGGTAGCCACCGCTGCGCCAGTGGTCACCATGATAGACGTTCAGGGAAACGAGGAGGTCGTCTCCCAGCATATTCTCGGGGTCGTACAGACAGAGATAGGAGAGCCCCTGGATCAGGATGTCCTCAAGAAGGACATAGAGGCCATCTACGGCCTGGGATTTTTTTCCTATGTGGATGCCAAGATAGACCCATATAACGGAGGGGCGGCTGTCACCTATGTGGTAACCGAGAACCCCGTGGTCGAAAAGGTCGAGTTCGTAGGTAATACCGTCTACAGCGAAGAAGACCTGATGAAGCAGGTATTCACCACTCCTGGAACGGTCTTCAACCGGGTCTTTTTCCGCCACGACCTTCAGAGGATAAGGGACAAGTTTCAGGAAGACGGTTACGTCATGATGCGTATCGAGGACGTTCAGGTCGAGGGCGGCATAGTCAAGGTCTACATACTGGAGCCCCGAATCGGAGAGATCGTCATTCAGGGCAACAGAAAGACCAAGACCTACGTCGTCCGTCGGGTCATCGATGTAGAGGAGGGCGACCTGTTTAACTCCATCAGGCTTCGACACTCCCTCAACAAGATAAGGGCGCTCGGCTATTTCGAGGATGTCAGCGTAGGTTTTGAACCCTCCGAGGACGGATCGGGAGACATGGACCTCATCCTTACCGTTAAGGAACAGAAGACCGGCAGGGTAACCTTTTCTATCAGCCACGGTTCCAGCAGCGGCTGGGGAGGCGGTGTTTCCTACGGCGACTCCAACCTGGCGGGCCGGGGCGTGAACCTGGACGTGGGCTTCGAAGCCGGAGATTACGAGGGGTACTGGGCCAGTCTCTCCGACAACTACATGGACGATAAAACCTACGCCTGGAAGATAGGCGTTTATAGCAGGGAGTACGAGGACAGATCCTACTGGGACAACAGCATCGCCACCGACGTAGAGCTCTTCGAATACGACGAAAAGCGCAAGGGCGGCTATATCGGAGCTGGAAAGAAGTTCAAGGGCGACGATAAGCTCAGCTGGTTCGTCACGCTCGACTGGCACGACAGTGAAGTAGACTTCAAGAGCGGCTCCAGGTCTGATTTTGACGATGCCACCGCTAACGGCGGCACTAGCGGCACCACCTTCTCCGCGGAGGGAAAGGTATCCAGAAACAACCTGGATCCCTACCTCAGCTACAGAAAGGGCGATATCGAGATCATCGCGGTCGAGCACGCCATGGAGCTTCTTGGCGGAGACTGGTCCTTCACCAAATATTGGTTCGAGGGCAAGGCCTTTCTTCCCATCAAGGACGTAGAGGATCTGGTCGACATAAACGTCAAGAAAGACAACCCGGTGTACATAGCTGCCAGGATCAAGGCCGGTTCCTCCAGCGGTTCCATCCCCTGGATGGAGCGCTACGAAATGGGCGGTTCTACCACCCTGAGGGGGTACGAATCGGGCCAGTTCAAGGGAGAGGAAATGCTTCTCGGTAACTTCGAGCTCCACGTTCCCATAGAGGAGGCCTTCTCCTTCGTACTGTTCTACGATATAGGAAACACCGAGATGAGCTTCTCCGACATGATAGACGACTACGGTTTCGGGGTGAGGGTCAACACCCCTCTGGGCAACCTGCGTCTGGATTACGCGAACGGCGATGACGATTCGCAGTTCCACTTCGGGTTTGGCGAAATTTTCTGA
- a CDS encoding sigma-70 family RNA polymerase sigma factor, whose translation MEGNRLAEEEERRLWSSLEDGDPSAREDLILAYRPLVFWIAKKFNVGGDIYPDLIQEGMMALIKGIDSFDPSRGFRFTTYGYYRIRGQMLNYLQRKEAKAPLPMDSFDEELRDPMSSETIDAVLDLKDGLRHLPEREARILSDLIMEGRNAKDVAMEENIDVSHVYRLRRKALGWLKSWLTPKDATSRG comes from the coding sequence ATGGAGGGAAACCGTCTAGCCGAAGAGGAAGAACGACGGCTTTGGTCGTCCCTAGAGGACGGAGATCCCTCCGCAAGGGAAGATCTAATATTGGCCTATCGTCCCTTGGTCTTCTGGATCGCCAAGAAGTTCAACGTCGGTGGAGACATATACCCCGACCTGATCCAAGAGGGAATGATGGCCCTCATAAAGGGAATAGACAGCTTCGACCCGTCCAGAGGTTTCCGTTTCACAACCTACGGTTACTACAGAATAAGAGGTCAGATGTTGAACTATCTCCAGAGGAAGGAGGCCAAGGCCCCCCTCCCCATGGATAGCTTCGACGAGGAACTTCGGGACCCAATGTCGTCGGAGACTATAGACGCCGTATTGGATCTAAAGGACGGACTGAGACACCTGCCGGAGAGAGAGGCCAGGATACTGTCCGATCTGATAATGGAGGGCCGCAATGCCAAGGATGTGGCAATGGAGGAGAATATAGACGTCAGCCACGTCTACAGACTCAGGAGAAAGGCCTTAGGCTGGCTGAAATCGTGGCTTACTCCGAAGGATGCCACTTCTAGGGGCTGA
- a CDS encoding histidine phosphatase family protein: MDEKKLLLLRHGQTDWNVAFKYQGSMDIPLNETGELQAEKTADRLNEWVPDVCLVSPLLRAFRTAEIVSERWQGGPELSVMDDLREISFGAWEGMSVGEVMDAYSDDYEGWRNDPGSWTPPGGEPFEKVRERAKRVVSRVLSCDAERVMAVTHGGLIRAIVASLFSLPDSSVWRFRLDNCAMVGVSFWRGSPSLMFFNDSLHQVVEVGTKLPLSF, encoded by the coding sequence GTGGACGAAAAAAAACTTCTTCTCCTGCGCCACGGCCAGACGGACTGGAACGTCGCCTTTAAATACCAGGGCTCCATGGATATACCTCTCAACGAAACGGGAGAGCTCCAGGCGGAAAAGACCGCCGACAGATTGAACGAATGGGTTCCCGACGTGTGTCTCGTAAGTCCGCTCCTAAGGGCCTTCAGAACCGCCGAGATAGTCTCCGAAAGGTGGCAAGGTGGGCCGGAACTCTCCGTTATGGACGACCTGAGGGAGATCTCCTTCGGAGCCTGGGAAGGCATGTCTGTAGGCGAGGTCATGGATGCCTATTCCGACGACTACGAGGGCTGGCGGAATGATCCCGGTTCATGGACTCCCCCGGGAGGCGAGCCTTTCGAGAAGGTTCGAGAAAGGGCAAAACGGGTGGTCTCCAGGGTTCTGTCCTGCGACGCAGAGAGGGTGATGGCCGTAACCCACGGAGGGCTGATTCGAGCGATCGTGGCCTCCCTCTTTTCGCTGCCCGACTCCTCCGTCTGGCGTTTCCGTCTGGATAACTGCGCCATGGTGGGAGTCTCTTTCTGGAGAGGAAGCCCCTCTCTGATGTTCTTCAACGACAGCCTTCATCAAGTTGTGGAGGTAGGGACAAAGCTTCCTTTGTCCTTTTAG
- a CDS encoding DUF501 domain-containing protein, translated as MTGRGPSPSKRDIDIISRQMGGRHFDPAFIVGVARRCRWGASQVLRCFPLRKGFPFPTTFWLSCPWLARSLGTLESQGGVSSLEDFLLPRREGWRDFQLEHRILRLSLLSFEERRFLRLHRRHIWEVIRSGGVGGIRYVPASRPTVKCLHLQVASWLALGRHPGAEWLRDNIPDICCPDGRCLLNRADT; from the coding sequence ATGACCGGAAGAGGCCCTTCGCCCAGTAAGCGGGATATCGACATAATTTCTCGTCAGATGGGAGGGAGGCATTTCGATCCGGCTTTTATCGTCGGCGTAGCTCGTCGTTGCCGTTGGGGTGCCTCTCAGGTCCTGAGATGTTTCCCTCTTAGGAAGGGATTTCCGTTTCCTACCACCTTCTGGTTGTCCTGTCCATGGTTGGCTCGATCCCTAGGGACCCTGGAGTCACAGGGAGGAGTTTCCTCCCTGGAGGATTTTCTCCTGCCACGGAGGGAAGGTTGGCGGGATTTTCAGCTTGAGCACAGGATTCTCCGTCTTAGTCTCCTTTCTTTTGAGGAAAGACGCTTCCTGAGGTTGCACCGAAGGCATATCTGGGAGGTTATCAGATCTGGAGGAGTCGGAGGCATCCGCTACGTACCGGCCAGTCGTCCGACCGTGAAGTGCCTTCACCTTCAGGTCGCGTCTTGGCTGGCTTTAGGACGTCACCCCGGAGCGGAGTGGCTGAGGGATAATATCCCCGATATCTGTTGTCCCGACGGAAGATGTCTTTTAAACAGGGCAGACACTTGA
- a CDS encoding S1 RNA-binding domain-containing protein, with the protein MEEKKNLKENSSVSPGDVVTGVVEQVMPYGAFVRLSTGQRAMVHISQLSHNFIKNVSDVVSAEQEITAKVIKIDDKGRIDLSIKAMSEPPARPSRPPFRKPGGSGGGPSGGFSRENSAPKTPEEDFERKLSSFLKKSEEKIATLNSAKSSGRGGRKKGGR; encoded by the coding sequence ATGGAAGAAAAGAAAAATCTCAAAGAGAACAGTTCGGTAAGCCCGGGAGACGTGGTCACCGGAGTGGTTGAGCAGGTTATGCCTTATGGAGCTTTCGTCCGTCTGTCCACAGGACAGAGGGCCATGGTTCATATATCTCAGCTGTCTCACAATTTTATCAAAAACGTGTCCGACGTGGTTTCGGCGGAGCAGGAAATCACAGCAAAGGTCATCAAGATCGACGACAAAGGGCGTATCGATCTGTCGATCAAGGCCATGTCCGAGCCTCCCGCACGCCCCAGCAGACCTCCTTTCCGCAAACCAGGCGGATCGGGCGGAGGACCGTCCGGAGGTTTCTCCAGGGAGAACTCGGCCCCGAAGACTCCGGAAGAGGATTTCGAGAGAAAGCTCTCTAGTTTCCTCAAGAAAAGCGAGGAGAAGATAGCCACCTTGAACAGTGCCAAGTCGAGCGGAAGAGGTGGACGAAAGAAGGGCGGACGTTAG
- a CDS encoding DUF342 domain-containing protein yields MSERLTIEKNEEGVYLSVEEGVSLAEVLDFLTRERISNFEADAVEKALETPGKKTRIAQGEARKDAKIKVEISRDSMIAKISVEPPEGDAPWPEVSDLKNALETKNVIYGIDESALQSIIDGHISDQWVDVARGDPAIDGRNAEVEYVVEFGSSRPLETNEGGKVDLKELSSVTIVHKDQVLATRIPQTDGQNGINVFGKTVKAKNGKDRKLPAGHGTRLSEDGTTLYADQDGHLVFRGSVLDVLPIYVVPGDVDYSVGNVHFIGSVDVKGAVRDGFEIKTSGNVSIGGVVEGAIIENDGDLEIKIGVSGGNKGHIRSGGSLTAGYIDKATIHVDENLQVKDAIMHSNVSAGRSVIAGSRGGKGQIVGGKVQAGISVSCVTLGSHMGTKTEVHVGVSPDLANRKNELGSLIEENKKKLSQIDTNIAFLKKIEKAGKLDMEKRTIMLKLTKGSFQLRSLIDGWTKELEEVELKIERSRSDPKVNVKETCYPGVSITMRGITYLVREEMRFITFRYDGGELKPLPYDP; encoded by the coding sequence ATGTCTGAGCGACTCACAATAGAGAAAAACGAAGAGGGAGTTTATCTCTCGGTCGAAGAAGGGGTCTCCCTAGCCGAGGTGTTGGATTTCTTGACCAGAGAGAGGATCTCCAACTTCGAAGCCGACGCGGTGGAAAAGGCTCTGGAGACCCCGGGCAAGAAGACCAGAATCGCTCAAGGAGAGGCGAGAAAAGATGCCAAGATAAAGGTCGAGATATCCAGAGACTCGATGATCGCCAAGATCTCCGTGGAACCTCCTGAAGGAGACGCCCCGTGGCCTGAGGTGTCGGATCTCAAAAATGCTCTGGAGACCAAGAACGTCATCTACGGAATAGACGAATCTGCTCTACAGTCCATAATCGACGGGCATATATCGGACCAGTGGGTCGACGTCGCCCGAGGCGATCCGGCAATCGACGGCCGTAACGCCGAGGTCGAGTACGTAGTCGAGTTCGGAAGCAGCCGCCCTTTAGAGACAAACGAGGGAGGAAAGGTGGACCTTAAGGAGCTTTCCTCAGTCACCATAGTCCATAAGGATCAGGTTCTTGCTACCCGCATACCTCAGACCGACGGACAAAACGGCATCAACGTGTTCGGAAAAACGGTGAAGGCTAAAAACGGCAAAGACCGCAAACTTCCGGCCGGTCATGGAACTAGGCTATCGGAGGACGGCACCACCCTCTACGCGGATCAAGACGGACACCTAGTCTTCAGGGGCAGCGTGCTGGACGTTCTGCCGATATACGTGGTTCCCGGCGACGTGGATTACAGCGTCGGAAACGTCCACTTCATTGGATCAGTAGACGTAAAAGGTGCTGTCAGGGACGGATTCGAGATAAAGACCTCCGGAAATGTCTCAATCGGAGGCGTCGTCGAGGGAGCGATCATAGAGAACGACGGGGATCTGGAAATAAAAATAGGGGTTTCCGGAGGAAACAAAGGGCACATCCGAAGTGGGGGGTCCCTCACCGCCGGTTATATAGACAAAGCGACCATCCACGTGGACGAAAATCTTCAGGTCAAAGACGCCATCATGCACAGCAACGTATCGGCGGGAAGATCCGTTATCGCCGGGAGCAGGGGAGGCAAGGGACAGATCGTAGGCGGCAAGGTCCAGGCCGGAATATCGGTCAGCTGTGTCACCCTGGGCAGCCATATGGGAACGAAGACCGAGGTTCACGTAGGTGTTTCACCCGATTTGGCCAATAGAAAGAACGAATTAGGCTCTCTTATAGAGGAAAACAAGAAAAAACTAAGCCAGATAGATACCAACATAGCCTTCTTGAAAAAAATTGAGAAGGCAGGAAAACTGGACATGGAAAAAAGGACCATAATGCTCAAGCTCACAAAAGGAAGTTTTCAGCTTCGTTCCCTGATAGACGGTTGGACCAAGGAGCTGGAGGAAGTTGAGTTAAAGATAGAGAGAAGCAGATCCGATCCGAAAGTGAACGTCAAGGAGACATGCTATCCTGGTGTGTCCATAACCATGAGGGGGATAACCTATCTTGTGAGGGAAGAGATGCGGTTCATCACCTTCCGATATGACGGCGGGGAGCTTAAACCCCTGCCCTATGATCCGTAG
- a CDS encoding sigma-70 family RNA polymerase sigma factor: protein MPPSKEDEALWQRYRSNPSEKDEIVSRYIPLVKYVVARMTVTPPPGLDYEDLISFGLMGLLDAIDRFEIERGFSFQTFAVPRIRGAVLDELRKCDWFSRTGREKLQRLERATERLMIQGITPDDESLKREMDVDDKTYREMLSLASRGYVVSLDEVMSLDEGDVQKGDLLSYTGASAQEFLENREERDLVVGALNRLSERERLVLSMYYLEEMTLKEIGLVLGVTESRVSQIHGKAIVSLKARLSVHS from the coding sequence ATGCCACCATCCAAAGAGGACGAGGCCCTGTGGCAGAGGTACCGGTCGAATCCCTCCGAGAAAGACGAGATAGTAAGCCGCTATATTCCTCTCGTCAAGTACGTCGTGGCACGAATGACAGTTACCCCTCCTCCGGGGTTGGACTATGAGGACCTCATAAGTTTTGGATTGATGGGCCTTTTGGACGCTATAGACAGATTCGAGATAGAGAGAGGCTTTTCCTTCCAGACCTTCGCCGTTCCCAGAATAAGGGGAGCGGTACTGGACGAACTGAGAAAATGCGATTGGTTTTCCAGGACCGGTAGGGAAAAACTGCAACGTCTGGAGAGGGCCACAGAACGGCTTATGATTCAGGGAATAACCCCCGACGACGAATCCCTCAAGAGGGAGATGGACGTGGACGACAAAACCTACCGGGAGATGCTTAGCCTGGCGTCGAGAGGATACGTTGTTTCACTGGACGAGGTCATGTCCCTGGACGAAGGGGACGTTCAAAAAGGGGATCTGCTGTCCTATACAGGAGCCTCCGCTCAGGAGTTTCTGGAGAACCGGGAGGAGAGAGATCTGGTGGTGGGAGCATTGAATCGTCTCTCCGAGAGGGAGCGTCTGGTGCTTTCCATGTACTATCTGGAGGAAATGACCCTTAAGGAGATAGGGCTTGTCCTCGGTGTCACCGAGTCGAGGGTCTCTCAGATACACGGAAAGGCCATCGTCTCCTTAAAGGCTAGACTTTCGGTTCACAGCTGA
- a CDS encoding chemotaxis protein CheD, whose product MEKGQHVGMADTVLVKHPGKLISLGLGSCIGLVLYDETAKVAAMAHIMLPESRKDKDTPKPGKFADTAVPTLIDMVLKAGAKKDRLKAKMAGGSQMFNVPGSKSGFLAVGTRNAEETEKNLKSAGIKLVGSDTGGNKGRSVEFSTDDWILVVKTLGTGKQGI is encoded by the coding sequence ATGGAAAAAGGGCAACATGTCGGAATGGCCGACACAGTCCTTGTTAAACATCCCGGCAAGCTCATCTCCCTCGGCCTTGGGTCCTGCATCGGCCTGGTTCTCTACGACGAGACAGCCAAGGTGGCCGCCATGGCTCACATAATGCTGCCTGAGAGCAGAAAGGACAAGGACACTCCGAAGCCGGGAAAGTTCGCCGACACAGCCGTTCCCACCCTCATCGACATGGTGTTGAAGGCCGGGGCCAAAAAAGACCGTTTGAAGGCTAAGATGGCCGGTGGATCCCAGATGTTCAATGTCCCTGGGTCAAAGTCGGGGTTTCTTGCGGTGGGGACTAGAAACGCCGAGGAGACCGAGAAGAACCTGAAGTCGGCGGGAATAAAACTTGTGGGCTCGGACACTGGAGGAAACAAAGGTCGGAGCGTAGAATTTTCTACGGATGACTGGATATTGGTCGTCAAGACCCTGGGCACAGGCAAACAGGGGATATAA